In Gambusia affinis linkage group LG08, SWU_Gaff_1.0, whole genome shotgun sequence, a single window of DNA contains:
- the bnip2 gene encoding BCL2/adenovirus E1B 19 kDa protein-interacting protein 2 isoform X1 — protein MASDVKESEAVLKGVSDTSLNNSNSDSVTPSRTDGDLGNRPSSGVSRKEGGQDFQDSSDSALENREKSRRDNVPKTRTTPGKVQKQSGGGSSAPVSLSKAHSPPRASGSSLEREESVATTEARLRMEGVELKEEWQDEDFPRPLPEEEELDEFFSETSEERDPGYGENQSKKAKKKLSAPDLSLTLDRSDGSLLSDELEEITDLDLDDMETPSDNSNEFEWEDDLPKPKTTEILQKTVDSVQEYSASEEREEGRRWRIFRIGDQDHRVDMKAIEPYKKVISHGGYYGDGLNAIIVFAVCFMPESGQPNYRYIMDNLFKYVIGTLELLVAENYMIVYLNGATSRKKMPAVGWLRKCYQQIDRRLRKNLKSLIIVHPSWFIRTLLALTKPFISSKFSQKVKYVYSLKDLAELVPMEYVAIPECIKQFDAEKNRKTNKRVDQEISGKVEMAAAAVPE, from the exons ATGGCATCGGACGTGAAAGAAAGTGAAGCGGTGTTGAAGGGTGTAAGTGACACAAGTTTGAACAATAGCAACTCAGATTCTGTCACACCCAGCAGGACTGATGGGGATTTGGGAAACAGACCGTCTTCCGGGGTGTCGAGAAAGGAGGGTGGCCAGGATTTTCAAGATAGCTCAGACTCCGCGTTGGAAAATCGCGAAAAATCTCGTCGAGATAATGTGCCCAAAACAAGGACAACGCCAGGAAAAGTGCAAAAACAGTCTGGAGGAGGAAGCTCTGCCCCGGTTAGCCTTTCCAAGGCGCATTCACCACCAAGAGCATCAGGAAG CAGCTTGGAGCGGGAAGAGTCAGTCGCCACTACAGAAGCTCGTCTGAGAATGGAAGGAGTTGAGCTAAAGGAAGAGTGGCAAGATGAAGACTTTCCACG GCCCCtcccagaggaagaggagcttgatgagtttttttctgaaacctCTGAAGAGAGAGACCCTG GTTATGGAGAGAACCAAAGCAAGAAGGCCAAGAAAAAACTCTCCGCTCCAGACCTGAGTTTGACTCTGGACCGCAGCGACGGTTCTCTTCTCTCTGATGAGTTGGAGGAAATTACAGATCTGGATCTGGATGACATGGAGACGCCCTCAGACAACAGCAATGAATTTGAATGGGAAG atgaTCTTCCTAAACCAAAAACCACAGAAATACTACAGAAAACCGTCGATTCGGTCCAGGAATATTCAGCCTCAGAAGAGCGGGAAGAAGGACGACGATGGAGGATTTTCCGTATTGGAGATCAAGATCACAGAGTGGACATGAAGGCCATTGAACCTTACAAGAAAGTCATCAGCCATGGGG GTTATTACGGAGATGGTCTGAATGCCATCATCGTGTTTGCTGTTTGCTTTATGCCTGAGAGCGGTCAACCAAACTACAGATACATCATGGATAATTTATTCAA GTATGTCATTGGCACCCTGGAGCTGCTGGTTGCTGAGAATTACATGATTGTGTATTTGAATGGGGCAACGTCTCGGAAAAAGATGCCAGCTGTTGGCTGGCTCAGGAAGTGCTACCAGCAGATTGATCGCAG GTTACGGAAAAACCTAAAATCGCTGATAATTGTCCACCCCTCCTGGTTCATTCGTACGCTGCTGGCACTCACAAAACCCTTCATAAG CTCCAAGTTTTCTCAGAAAGTCAAGTATGTGTACAGCTTGAAAGACCTTGCTGAACTTGTCCCTATGGAGTACGTGGCCATACCAGAATGTATCAAACA GTTTGACGCcgaaaaaaataggaaaaccaATAAAAG AGTTGACCAGGAAATATCCGGGAAGGTGGagatggctgctgctgctgttcctgAGTGA
- the bnip2 gene encoding BCL2/adenovirus E1B 19 kDa protein-interacting protein 2 isoform X4 has product MASDVKESEAVLKGVSDTSLNNSNSDSVTPSRTDGDLGNRPSSGVSRKEGGQDFQDSSDSALENREKSRRDNVPKTRTTPGKVQKQSGGGSSAPVSLSKAHSPPRASGSLEREESVATTEARLRMEGVELKEEWQDEDFPRPLPEEEELDEFFSETSEERDPGYGENQSKKAKKKLSAPDLSLTLDRSDGSLLSDELEEITDLDLDDMETPSDNSNEFEWEDDLPKPKTTEILQKTVDSVQEYSASEEREEGRRWRIFRIGDQDHRVDMKAIEPYKKVISHGGYYGDGLNAIIVFAVCFMPESGQPNYRYIMDNLFKYVIGTLELLVAENYMIVYLNGATSRKKMPAVGWLRKCYQQIDRRLRKNLKSLIIVHPSWFIRTLLALTKPFISSKFSQKVKYVYSLKDLAELVPMEYVAIPECIKQVDQEISGKVEMAAAAVPE; this is encoded by the exons ATGGCATCGGACGTGAAAGAAAGTGAAGCGGTGTTGAAGGGTGTAAGTGACACAAGTTTGAACAATAGCAACTCAGATTCTGTCACACCCAGCAGGACTGATGGGGATTTGGGAAACAGACCGTCTTCCGGGGTGTCGAGAAAGGAGGGTGGCCAGGATTTTCAAGATAGCTCAGACTCCGCGTTGGAAAATCGCGAAAAATCTCGTCGAGATAATGTGCCCAAAACAAGGACAACGCCAGGAAAAGTGCAAAAACAGTCTGGAGGAGGAAGCTCTGCCCCGGTTAGCCTTTCCAAGGCGCATTCACCACCAAGAGCATCAGGAAG CTTGGAGCGGGAAGAGTCAGTCGCCACTACAGAAGCTCGTCTGAGAATGGAAGGAGTTGAGCTAAAGGAAGAGTGGCAAGATGAAGACTTTCCACG GCCCCtcccagaggaagaggagcttgatgagtttttttctgaaacctCTGAAGAGAGAGACCCTG GTTATGGAGAGAACCAAAGCAAGAAGGCCAAGAAAAAACTCTCCGCTCCAGACCTGAGTTTGACTCTGGACCGCAGCGACGGTTCTCTTCTCTCTGATGAGTTGGAGGAAATTACAGATCTGGATCTGGATGACATGGAGACGCCCTCAGACAACAGCAATGAATTTGAATGGGAAG atgaTCTTCCTAAACCAAAAACCACAGAAATACTACAGAAAACCGTCGATTCGGTCCAGGAATATTCAGCCTCAGAAGAGCGGGAAGAAGGACGACGATGGAGGATTTTCCGTATTGGAGATCAAGATCACAGAGTGGACATGAAGGCCATTGAACCTTACAAGAAAGTCATCAGCCATGGGG GTTATTACGGAGATGGTCTGAATGCCATCATCGTGTTTGCTGTTTGCTTTATGCCTGAGAGCGGTCAACCAAACTACAGATACATCATGGATAATTTATTCAA GTATGTCATTGGCACCCTGGAGCTGCTGGTTGCTGAGAATTACATGATTGTGTATTTGAATGGGGCAACGTCTCGGAAAAAGATGCCAGCTGTTGGCTGGCTCAGGAAGTGCTACCAGCAGATTGATCGCAG GTTACGGAAAAACCTAAAATCGCTGATAATTGTCCACCCCTCCTGGTTCATTCGTACGCTGCTGGCACTCACAAAACCCTTCATAAG CTCCAAGTTTTCTCAGAAAGTCAAGTATGTGTACAGCTTGAAAGACCTTGCTGAACTTGTCCCTATGGAGTACGTGGCCATACCAGAATGTATCAAACA AGTTGACCAGGAAATATCCGGGAAGGTGGagatggctgctgctgctgttcctgAGTGA
- the bnip2 gene encoding BCL2/adenovirus E1B 19 kDa protein-interacting protein 2 isoform X2, protein MASDVKESEAVLKGVSDTSLNNSNSDSVTPSRTDGDLGNRPSSGVSRKEGGQDFQDSSDSALENREKSRRDNVPKTRTTPGKVQKQSGGGSSAPVSLSKAHSPPRASGSLEREESVATTEARLRMEGVELKEEWQDEDFPRPLPEEEELDEFFSETSEERDPGYGENQSKKAKKKLSAPDLSLTLDRSDGSLLSDELEEITDLDLDDMETPSDNSNEFEWEDDLPKPKTTEILQKTVDSVQEYSASEEREEGRRWRIFRIGDQDHRVDMKAIEPYKKVISHGGYYGDGLNAIIVFAVCFMPESGQPNYRYIMDNLFKYVIGTLELLVAENYMIVYLNGATSRKKMPAVGWLRKCYQQIDRRLRKNLKSLIIVHPSWFIRTLLALTKPFISSKFSQKVKYVYSLKDLAELVPMEYVAIPECIKQFDAEKNRKTNKRVDQEISGKVEMAAAAVPE, encoded by the exons ATGGCATCGGACGTGAAAGAAAGTGAAGCGGTGTTGAAGGGTGTAAGTGACACAAGTTTGAACAATAGCAACTCAGATTCTGTCACACCCAGCAGGACTGATGGGGATTTGGGAAACAGACCGTCTTCCGGGGTGTCGAGAAAGGAGGGTGGCCAGGATTTTCAAGATAGCTCAGACTCCGCGTTGGAAAATCGCGAAAAATCTCGTCGAGATAATGTGCCCAAAACAAGGACAACGCCAGGAAAAGTGCAAAAACAGTCTGGAGGAGGAAGCTCTGCCCCGGTTAGCCTTTCCAAGGCGCATTCACCACCAAGAGCATCAGGAAG CTTGGAGCGGGAAGAGTCAGTCGCCACTACAGAAGCTCGTCTGAGAATGGAAGGAGTTGAGCTAAAGGAAGAGTGGCAAGATGAAGACTTTCCACG GCCCCtcccagaggaagaggagcttgatgagtttttttctgaaacctCTGAAGAGAGAGACCCTG GTTATGGAGAGAACCAAAGCAAGAAGGCCAAGAAAAAACTCTCCGCTCCAGACCTGAGTTTGACTCTGGACCGCAGCGACGGTTCTCTTCTCTCTGATGAGTTGGAGGAAATTACAGATCTGGATCTGGATGACATGGAGACGCCCTCAGACAACAGCAATGAATTTGAATGGGAAG atgaTCTTCCTAAACCAAAAACCACAGAAATACTACAGAAAACCGTCGATTCGGTCCAGGAATATTCAGCCTCAGAAGAGCGGGAAGAAGGACGACGATGGAGGATTTTCCGTATTGGAGATCAAGATCACAGAGTGGACATGAAGGCCATTGAACCTTACAAGAAAGTCATCAGCCATGGGG GTTATTACGGAGATGGTCTGAATGCCATCATCGTGTTTGCTGTTTGCTTTATGCCTGAGAGCGGTCAACCAAACTACAGATACATCATGGATAATTTATTCAA GTATGTCATTGGCACCCTGGAGCTGCTGGTTGCTGAGAATTACATGATTGTGTATTTGAATGGGGCAACGTCTCGGAAAAAGATGCCAGCTGTTGGCTGGCTCAGGAAGTGCTACCAGCAGATTGATCGCAG GTTACGGAAAAACCTAAAATCGCTGATAATTGTCCACCCCTCCTGGTTCATTCGTACGCTGCTGGCACTCACAAAACCCTTCATAAG CTCCAAGTTTTCTCAGAAAGTCAAGTATGTGTACAGCTTGAAAGACCTTGCTGAACTTGTCCCTATGGAGTACGTGGCCATACCAGAATGTATCAAACA GTTTGACGCcgaaaaaaataggaaaaccaATAAAAG AGTTGACCAGGAAATATCCGGGAAGGTGGagatggctgctgctgctgttcctgAGTGA
- the bnip2 gene encoding BCL2/adenovirus E1B 19 kDa protein-interacting protein 2 isoform X3, which translates to MASDVKESEAVLKGVSDTSLNNSNSDSVTPSRTDGDLGNRPSSGVSRKEGGQDFQDSSDSALENREKSRRDNVPKTRTTPGKVQKQSGGGSSAPVSLSKAHSPPRASGSSLEREESVATTEARLRMEGVELKEEWQDEDFPRPLPEEEELDEFFSETSEERDPGYGENQSKKAKKKLSAPDLSLTLDRSDGSLLSDELEEITDLDLDDMETPSDNSNEFEWEDDLPKPKTTEILQKTVDSVQEYSASEEREEGRRWRIFRIGDQDHRVDMKAIEPYKKVISHGGYYGDGLNAIIVFAVCFMPESGQPNYRYIMDNLFKYVIGTLELLVAENYMIVYLNGATSRKKMPAVGWLRKCYQQIDRRLRKNLKSLIIVHPSWFIRTLLALTKPFISSKFSQKVKYVYSLKDLAELVPMEYVAIPECIKQVDQEISGKVEMAAAAVPE; encoded by the exons ATGGCATCGGACGTGAAAGAAAGTGAAGCGGTGTTGAAGGGTGTAAGTGACACAAGTTTGAACAATAGCAACTCAGATTCTGTCACACCCAGCAGGACTGATGGGGATTTGGGAAACAGACCGTCTTCCGGGGTGTCGAGAAAGGAGGGTGGCCAGGATTTTCAAGATAGCTCAGACTCCGCGTTGGAAAATCGCGAAAAATCTCGTCGAGATAATGTGCCCAAAACAAGGACAACGCCAGGAAAAGTGCAAAAACAGTCTGGAGGAGGAAGCTCTGCCCCGGTTAGCCTTTCCAAGGCGCATTCACCACCAAGAGCATCAGGAAG CAGCTTGGAGCGGGAAGAGTCAGTCGCCACTACAGAAGCTCGTCTGAGAATGGAAGGAGTTGAGCTAAAGGAAGAGTGGCAAGATGAAGACTTTCCACG GCCCCtcccagaggaagaggagcttgatgagtttttttctgaaacctCTGAAGAGAGAGACCCTG GTTATGGAGAGAACCAAAGCAAGAAGGCCAAGAAAAAACTCTCCGCTCCAGACCTGAGTTTGACTCTGGACCGCAGCGACGGTTCTCTTCTCTCTGATGAGTTGGAGGAAATTACAGATCTGGATCTGGATGACATGGAGACGCCCTCAGACAACAGCAATGAATTTGAATGGGAAG atgaTCTTCCTAAACCAAAAACCACAGAAATACTACAGAAAACCGTCGATTCGGTCCAGGAATATTCAGCCTCAGAAGAGCGGGAAGAAGGACGACGATGGAGGATTTTCCGTATTGGAGATCAAGATCACAGAGTGGACATGAAGGCCATTGAACCTTACAAGAAAGTCATCAGCCATGGGG GTTATTACGGAGATGGTCTGAATGCCATCATCGTGTTTGCTGTTTGCTTTATGCCTGAGAGCGGTCAACCAAACTACAGATACATCATGGATAATTTATTCAA GTATGTCATTGGCACCCTGGAGCTGCTGGTTGCTGAGAATTACATGATTGTGTATTTGAATGGGGCAACGTCTCGGAAAAAGATGCCAGCTGTTGGCTGGCTCAGGAAGTGCTACCAGCAGATTGATCGCAG GTTACGGAAAAACCTAAAATCGCTGATAATTGTCCACCCCTCCTGGTTCATTCGTACGCTGCTGGCACTCACAAAACCCTTCATAAG CTCCAAGTTTTCTCAGAAAGTCAAGTATGTGTACAGCTTGAAAGACCTTGCTGAACTTGTCCCTATGGAGTACGTGGCCATACCAGAATGTATCAAACA AGTTGACCAGGAAATATCCGGGAAGGTGGagatggctgctgctgctgttcctgAGTGA
- the bnip2 gene encoding BCL2/adenovirus E1B 19 kDa protein-interacting protein 2 isoform X5 gives MASDVKESEAVLKGVSDTSLNNSNSDSVTPSRTDGDLGNRPSSGVSRKEGGQDFQDSSDSALENREKSRRDNVPKTRTTPGKVQKQSGGGSSAPVSLSKAHSPPRASGSSLEREESVATTEARLRMEGVELKEEWQDEDFPRPLPEEEELDEFFSETSEERDPGYGENQSKKAKKKLSAPDLSLTLDRSDGSLLSDELEEITDLDLDDMETPSDNSNEFEWEDDLPKPKTTEILQKTVDSVQEYSASEEREEGRRWRIFRIGDQDHRVDMKAIEPYKKVISHGGYYGDGLNAIIVFAVCFMPESGQPNYRYIMDNLFKYVIGTLELLVAENYMIVYLNGATSRKKMPAVGWLRKCYQQIDRRLRKNLKSLIIVHPSWFIRTLLALTKPFISSKFSQKVKYVYSLKDLAELVPMEYVAIPECIKQFDAEKNRKTNKRQV, from the exons ATGGCATCGGACGTGAAAGAAAGTGAAGCGGTGTTGAAGGGTGTAAGTGACACAAGTTTGAACAATAGCAACTCAGATTCTGTCACACCCAGCAGGACTGATGGGGATTTGGGAAACAGACCGTCTTCCGGGGTGTCGAGAAAGGAGGGTGGCCAGGATTTTCAAGATAGCTCAGACTCCGCGTTGGAAAATCGCGAAAAATCTCGTCGAGATAATGTGCCCAAAACAAGGACAACGCCAGGAAAAGTGCAAAAACAGTCTGGAGGAGGAAGCTCTGCCCCGGTTAGCCTTTCCAAGGCGCATTCACCACCAAGAGCATCAGGAAG CAGCTTGGAGCGGGAAGAGTCAGTCGCCACTACAGAAGCTCGTCTGAGAATGGAAGGAGTTGAGCTAAAGGAAGAGTGGCAAGATGAAGACTTTCCACG GCCCCtcccagaggaagaggagcttgatgagtttttttctgaaacctCTGAAGAGAGAGACCCTG GTTATGGAGAGAACCAAAGCAAGAAGGCCAAGAAAAAACTCTCCGCTCCAGACCTGAGTTTGACTCTGGACCGCAGCGACGGTTCTCTTCTCTCTGATGAGTTGGAGGAAATTACAGATCTGGATCTGGATGACATGGAGACGCCCTCAGACAACAGCAATGAATTTGAATGGGAAG atgaTCTTCCTAAACCAAAAACCACAGAAATACTACAGAAAACCGTCGATTCGGTCCAGGAATATTCAGCCTCAGAAGAGCGGGAAGAAGGACGACGATGGAGGATTTTCCGTATTGGAGATCAAGATCACAGAGTGGACATGAAGGCCATTGAACCTTACAAGAAAGTCATCAGCCATGGGG GTTATTACGGAGATGGTCTGAATGCCATCATCGTGTTTGCTGTTTGCTTTATGCCTGAGAGCGGTCAACCAAACTACAGATACATCATGGATAATTTATTCAA GTATGTCATTGGCACCCTGGAGCTGCTGGTTGCTGAGAATTACATGATTGTGTATTTGAATGGGGCAACGTCTCGGAAAAAGATGCCAGCTGTTGGCTGGCTCAGGAAGTGCTACCAGCAGATTGATCGCAG GTTACGGAAAAACCTAAAATCGCTGATAATTGTCCACCCCTCCTGGTTCATTCGTACGCTGCTGGCACTCACAAAACCCTTCATAAG CTCCAAGTTTTCTCAGAAAGTCAAGTATGTGTACAGCTTGAAAGACCTTGCTGAACTTGTCCCTATGGAGTACGTGGCCATACCAGAATGTATCAAACA GTTTGACGCcgaaaaaaataggaaaaccaATAAAAG ACAGGTTTAG